A segment of the Arachis hypogaea cultivar Tifrunner chromosome 5, arahy.Tifrunner.gnm2.J5K5, whole genome shotgun sequence genome:
ataactaatacataaacttgatatatatataataaagtaatGTGATTTTAGTTAtagtataataaattttaaatttaaaagactaaaataataacaaatgtaaataaaagagattacggtaaaaatttagttaatagtTAAGCTAATTCATTcgattttatttttaagagtaCATTATATGAAgaccaaagaaaaggaaaaggtatATGTTGATATTTCATGATatgatattttagaaaaattactcTCGTGTGAGCAtaactaaattcaaaattttgatgaAATCTGTGGTATGACTTGAGATAAATTACGGAAAATTTAAGTAGACTCTAAATGTATGTAATTCACATGTATTTAAATAATTGATTATTGTATAACAAATAATTTAGATtgacataaaattttttaagagatTATTTATAATATAAGCTTCTAATATAAcgtttgtttttttaaaaaattaatcaacaaAAAGTTATTCAATGGTATAATATTTACTTAAATTGACATAGAAGTTCTTTGATCCAAAGTTATTTCTTTTTGTCAAACTCTTTTTTTGTGTAAGTATATTTAGTCTTGTTTTTAgaatccaaattttttttgacaaaatagactccaagataaataaaataacaattttcTCAGATTATGTTCAGAAAACAAAATACACTAAATATGAGGATACGTATTATTAAAGGCTTTAGAAGTTGAATTTTAACACTATTTCTTTCAAGTTTATTTAGaaagaatttggatcctctaaattttaaatttttactttagagagtaaagtgtgatcttctatttttaaatagtttttctctcatatttattcttggtcccacctatgaaataaataatgagagatcacactttactctctaaagtgaaattcaaactttagaagatctaaatttaaaaaatattatatttttcatcttctttgtGATTCTTTTATGCAAGTGGAAATTTTTTTTacagaaaaaaaaactaaaatctaGAAATTCAAGTTCCCCTCAATTTTTTTACGTATCtcctaaataattatacaaatatcAAATACATAAGTCATTTTgctaacatataaaaaaaatagtaatcgTTTTCAGAAAGCCAAATGAcagttatttattttgtaaattattttatCGAAAAATGAATGTTGGAATTCCATTGCTATTTACAAGGGCCAAGTATCTATTTCTCGTGGTACTAGAATATGTCGAGATCCAGTCAAACTAAAACAAATACAGGTGGCTCGAACCTTGATCACCATTCACAAAGCACAGGATGATAATGTATATACTTATATCATATAGTGCCGGTGGCACATATTCTCTTCCCAATCCGACATTGGTTTTATTACATGTTTGTGAGAAGCACGCACAATCAATTCCTTGCTTGGGAAGTAGGAACCAACGAAGGAGGAAAGTAAATAATCATTTGGAATGGTAAAGTTCATGCATGCATAagcaaccaaaaaaaataaaaaataaagaaagacgaCAACACTGCAGAAGAATATCCAGTTTAAGTCATAATAATGATAAGTTGATAACCAAAACATAAAGAGGCAACAATAATACTAAAGAGGAGAATATCTAATCTGACTGATACCAAATCCAGACACGACACACATGACAAGGTTCAGCAACACAGCACACTAGGCCACAATACAACATGACCCTTTTATTTGAAATCAAAGAACACAGCAATGAAATAGAAGCACAACACAGTTTGAGGACATCATTCTTCCTCTGATTCTGATTCCGCACTCTGAAGCCAATCAATGAAAGGTTTAACATTCTTCCAAATCTTAGAGTCCTTGTTTTTGCCCTTCAATCCGTCTTGGTACCATTGCAATATGTTCTCTTCGTCCAACAGATCAGCATCATACAGAGCCTTCAAAATAAGAGCAGCTTCCTTCAGAGCACTGGAAGTAGAGTTGAGACAGAAAGCCTCAATTGCACTAAGCAGGAGTAACTGTGACCCCTCCTCCTTAGAAACTCCGGCAGCAAGGTAGCTCTTCTTCTTGATCACTTCTTTTGCAAATCCTTTCTCAATGCCCTCAAATAAGGCCTCAAATAGAGCATTTGTCTTGTCCTGTGCAGATGCAGGAAGTGCTGCCAGATGGGAATGCAAATCCTTTGCTACAATACCTTTATTcagaattgccttcacttctccAACAAGTGTACTGTAGTTATGTGAGTCACCATTTTCAGAACCGTTGCTTGCCTTGGTTGCTGTTTTTCCATTCTTCTCAGGCTCATTTGTGGAGAGCATGACCATATCAGCTGTTACAGCACTTAGCTGTTCTTGAATGCGTTGGCGAGCAGCCTCTAGCGATGTATCCGTTTGCCATTGGATGTCATCATCGCCATCTTCCTCCTGAGAAGCATCTTCTTTCTCATCCACTTGACTGTGAGTAGGAGATACATGGTCATCATCAGAGGCACTTGCTTTCTTCTTAGGGGTTGACTTTGTAGTACCATCCTTGGAAGTCGAAGAGCCTTTCTTCTTAACCTCCTTCTTGATTTTCTTCTGCTCCTCATCAGCCATCTCACCTTCCTTCAATCTCTCCTTCTCAGCTCTTCTCATGGCCTTCTTGTCTTTGGATCCTTTCTTTGTTTCAGGAGGGTTTTTCAGAATAAACGTAGTCAGCTTGTCCCTCATATCCACATCTGACACAAAACCACAGGCAGCACAGTTCAGTTGAATCATTTGGTTCTTGGTAATCAATATCTCCGTTTCGGGGTTTCCACAACCATAACATTGAACAAATTTCTTGATGAAGTTCTCAAGAAGACCAGCAAGTTTTGCAGTGTCGTGTGCCCCATTAACATGAGAAGTACCAGATTTCTCATCAAACTTTGACTGGGCTCCAAGTTCACACCCAAAGTACTTGGTTGTGTAAGAGGCTGGCCTTGCCAATGCCTTGGCAATATCAACCATATTGACAATATTTGTCTTGATGCCATTCCCTCTACCCTCGATTTTGGTAATCATTTTGGGCATCTTATACCTATAGAAGGCATCATCACTGTTTGCAGCACCAATGTTTTGTAAGGCCATGATGGCTTCAACAACGAAATTTGCAAAGACAACCAAACACAGTCAGGTAGACGATGCAGAAATTCCAAGTATGATGACAAGTTGCTGGTAATCAGAGGTCCGCTCTTTGAGCAATCAGAGAAGGCTGCCAACAGTAACAATGGAAGGTAGCGTGTTGTTGCTGGTACAGCTTGTAATGCATGCAGCTTGATCTTGCTGGCAACACAGGCTTATCCTTTTTCCTCGGCGAAGAAAAACGCTCCCCAAGCAACTCAATTGCTCCCAAATGGGTATTGCCCCGTTCAAACATGAAAGAAAATTCAACGTGACACCTTCCACCTTGGAATCTACTATTGCAGAATGCAGGAATCCTGAGGCAGGAACAAGGATATATAAAGATGTTAATACTTTTATCATAGAGGTATTTCATAGCGTGTTTGTATTCCACTTTGCACAAACCATCTTTAGCAATAATTGTTATTGTACAATTGAACGGTTTGGAGCTATGTAAATGGAAAACCATAtatgctttttgtttttcaacaGAAGCCAATAAAACATACACGCTACCAAATCAGttacgttagaaagctaacaAAAAGGAGCTTCataaaaatcaatcaaacaaacaaataaataaataagcaatAACCATTACATTTGTTTCTTCCAATAATAATcacaatacaatatatatatatatatatatatatatatatatatacaaaacaaCAACGACAACAACGAGGCAACTTGTAGATCGTTGAAACAGATAAATCAAGAAACGTAGAACATATTAAAAGGACTGATTCCCAAAGAATGGTACTTGTTTAATGGTACTTCGATTGAGGTCAGTGGAAAAATCATCAAACTAGATAATGTAAGGAGAATGGTAAATCATCCATTATAACGAAGAAGTATGCGATTATGTCCAAATCATACGATGCAAAACCGCAAGAATTTAAGGTACGTAGAACTATGAACGAACGAAAGCAATAAGAAAAAGAGGGGTTAGGGTTACCTGCAATGTTAAGGGGATATCGAAAATTGATGGGAGAGAGTAAAGAGAGGTTTCAGGAAGCGAAAAGACGAGAAGCTGCTGCGGCTCAAATCAAATTAATCACACAAGGTGCAACGTCTCCCTTATATATGACCCTTCCCaggttagttatttttatttctttttttagaaaaaacataaataatattgCACTCtcgtcaattttttttcaatcatatcttttaaaacaaattacaCTTACACCCTATAGCCTTATTAAAATTACACAGTAGGTTTTTCTTTGACCAATACACATTCACATACGGAGTAAAGTACCAATTCGCCTCTTGTCCATATGTTTAGATGACAATTGATAACgtgattttttataaaaaaataatttactttaACTTAAAATAGAGACTTATCTATCTTTTTTTATGTGAGCACAAACAATGCCATTTTACTATTCCTAGAAGACGTTTCGTTTTGACTCAAGAATTTACTTATGGAAAAGCTGATGGTGATTTGGCTAGTAATGGAAGAACCATGTGTATTACTGTGTTATGGACGTCTGTAATACAAGGTCAACACGCAGAGGGCGTGTTGCCTGCTACACACAGGGGGCGTGAAGAGACGTGGCGTTACGTCGTTGGTCGGAGCTCGAATCACGCCGGGGGCGTGTTGACTCAGCACGGGGGGCGTGCTGAGTTGGCCCTAGCACGTGGGAGGCGTGCTGACTCAGCACACAGGGGCGTGCTGACACGTGGCGACATTTGATTGGCTGCGACGGGCAGCACGGGGCAGGCGTGGTGAATGCTCTCATCTATATATAGGCAGTGCTGGGCTGCATTTTCATTTTGAGGAAGAGTGTGTGAGTGTTCTTTGAGTGTTTTGTGAG
Coding sequences within it:
- the LOC112801893 gene encoding eukaryotic translation initiation factor 5, giving the protein MALQNIGAANSDDAFYRYKMPKMITKIEGRGNGIKTNIVNMVDIAKALARPASYTTKYFGCELGAQSKFDEKSGTSHVNGAHDTAKLAGLLENFIKKFVQCYGCGNPETEILITKNQMIQLNCAACGFVSDVDMRDKLTTFILKNPPETKKGSKDKKAMRRAEKERLKEGEMADEEQKKIKKEVKKKGSSTSKDGTTKSTPKKKASASDDDHVSPTHSQVDEKEDASQEEDGDDDIQWQTDTSLEAARQRIQEQLSAVTADMVMLSTNEPEKNGKTATKASNGSENGDSHNYSTLVGEVKAILNKGIVAKDLHSHLAALPASAQDKTNALFEALFEGIEKGFAKEVIKKKSYLAAGVSKEEGSQLLLLSAIEAFCLNSTSSALKEAALILKALYDADLLDEENILQWYQDGLKGKNKDSKIWKNVKPFIDWLQSAESESEEE